The Corynebacterium halotolerans YIM 70093 = DSM 44683 region GCGGATAAACGCCGACACCCGCACTGCGGCGGGAAGTGGTCATAGTTTAACCGAGAACGCCGCATCCGGACAGGTTAGCGGAACGAAAGGATGATCCACCGGTCATGGGAAGGCACCCGAAATGGTGTAGCCGGGGCGGGAGGCGGCACCGCTGTGCGCGGCACGATCGGCGGCCGCCTGTCGCTGTCCGTGCGAAATGGACCAAGTAGTCTATGCTGGCGTGGAAGGGGACGTCCGGAACCGGCCCCGGGAGGCGGCGCGCCGACGCCGCCCCGGTAGTCTGGCCCGGAGCATTCACCCGGCAAGGACACGTACAACCCAGGGAGAGACATGACCGCGACCACCGCGAACTCGGAGCGCAGCACCTTCAACCCCGGCAAGGGCGCCGGCCAGCCGGTCGGCATCGCCATTCTGGGCCACGGCACCGTCGGTTCCGAGGTGCTGCGCCTGATGGGCGAGCACTCGGAGGCCTTCGCGCACCGTATCGGGGGGCCGCTGGAGCTCAAGGGCGTGGCCGTCTCGGATCTGTCCAAGCCGCGTGAGGGCGTCGACCCGGAGCTGATCACCGATGACGCGATGAGCCTGATCGAGCGCGACGACGTCGACATCGTCGTCGAGGTCATCGGCGGCATCGAGTACCCGCGCAAGCTCGTCCTGGCCGCCCTGAACGCCGGCAAGTCCGTCGTCACCGCCAACAAGGCGCTGGTGGCCGCGCACGCCGACGAGCTCGCCGACGCCGCCGACGCCGCGAACGTCGACCTGTACTTCGAGGCCGCCGTCGCGGCCGCCATCCCGGTGGTCGGCATGCTGCGCCGTTCGCTGGCCGGTGACAACATCCAGCGCATCTCCGGCATCGTCAACGGCACCACCAACTTCATCCTCGACGCCATGGATTCCACCGGCGCAAACTACGATGACGCGCTCGCCGAGGCCACCGCGCTGGGCTACGCCGAGGCCGACCCGACCGCCGACGTCGAGGGCCACGACGCCGCCTCCAAGGCCGCGATCCTGGCGTCCCTGGGCTTCCACACCCGCGTCAAGTTCGACGACGTCCACTGCGAGGGCATCACCGGCGTCACCGCCGCCGACATCGAGGCCGCCCGCGAGGCCGGCTACACCATCAAGCTGCTGGCCATCTGCGAGCGCGTCACCGACAACGAGGGCAGGGAGGCGGTCTCCGCCCGCGTGCACCCGACCCTGGTGCGCCGCGAGCACCCGCTGGCCGCCGTCAACGAGTCCTACAACGCCATCTTCGTCGAGGCCGAGGCCGCCGGCTCCCTGATGTTCTACGGCAACGGCGCCGGCGGCGCCCCGACCGCCTCCGCCGTCCTCGGTGATGTCGTCGGCGCCGCCCGCAACAAGGTCCACGGCGGCCGCGCCCCGGGCGAGAACACCTACGCCAACCTCCCGATCGCCGACTTCGGCGTCGTGCCCACCCGCTACCACATCGACATGGAGGTCGTGGACCGCGTGGGCGTGCTCTCCGAGGTGGCCGCCAAGTTCTCCGCCCGCGGCGTGTCGCTGAAGACCGTGCGCCAGGAGGAGTCCGGCGAGAACGCCCGTCTCATCGTGGTCACCCACACCGCCACCGAGGCGGACCTGAGCGCCACGGTCGAGGAGCTCTCCGCGATGCCGGACGTCAAGGCCATCAACAGCGTCATCCGCCTCGGCGCTTAAGACGGGGGCGTAGACACACTCATGAGCATCCTGCTGGAGGTGGGCACCAAGGCCACCGTCTCCGTGCCCGGCTCGTCGGCGAACCTGGGCCCCGGCTTCGACACCCTGGGCCTGGCCCTGGGCATCTGGGACACCGTCGAGGTGGAGGTCACCGACGCCGGCCTCGAGATCGAGGTCTACGGCGAGGGGGAGGGCGAACTCCCGCTCGACGGTTCGCACCTGGTGGTCAAGGCCATCCGTTCGGGGCTGACCGCGGCGAACGTCGAGGCGCCCGGCCTGCGGGTCGTCTGCACGAACGCCATCCCGCAGTCGCGGGGACTCGGTTCCTCGGCGGCGGCTGCCGTCGCGGGCGTGGTCGCGGCCAATGCGCTGGCCGACTCCCCGCTGACGGGGGAGCAGATCGTCCAGCTCTCCTCGGCCTTCGAGGGCCACCCCGACAACGCCGCCGCCTCGGTGCTCGGCTCGGCCGTCGTCTCCTGGACGACGGTGCCCGTCGACGGCCGCAGCCAGCCGTCCTATCAGGCGGTGCAGCTGCCGGTCCACCCGGAAATCCGGGCCACGGCGCTGGTGCCGGACTTCCACGCCTCGACCCAGGCGGTGCGTCGGGTGCTGCCGGACCACGTCACGCACGTCGACGCCCGCTTCAACGTCTCCCGCACCGCGGTGATGACCGTCGCGCTGCAGAACCACCCGGAACTGCTTTGGGAGGGCACCCGCGACCGGCTGCACCAGACCTACCGCGCCGAGGTCCTGCCCGTGACCGCCGAGTGGATCAACCGCCTGCGCAACCGCGGCTACGCGGCCTACCTCTCCGGCGCCGGCCCGACCGTCATGGTCCTGTCCACCGAGCCGATCGACGAGAGGATCCTCGACCAGGCGCGCGAGGACAACCTGCGCGTCCTCGAGCTCGAGGTGGCCGGCCCGGTCACGGTGGAGGTCGGCACGGTCTAGTTCTGGACCGTTTCCGGGTCAGCGGCCCCGTTCAGGAGGTGGGCGGGGCCGCTTTCCCGTGTCTGCGGACGGGGAGTGCGCGGTTGCGCGCGTTCCCTGCGTATTCGCCGATCCGGAGGTCCGGGTGGTCCCGCCGCTCCGGTGCTGAGGTGTATTATCTCCAGATACCTATTGATTGACAGGTGTACTATCCCTGTCCGCAGTTCTTCGTCATACCCGGGGGCCGAGGAAAATACACCTCCGTCTCGGCACTGGCCCTGTCCTTCGGGAACCTGCCCGTGTGCACGGCCCGCGCCGGACCAGACCGGCCCTGTTCACCCGCGTAACACCGGTGAACAGGGCCGGTCTCCACCGTCTCAGGCGGTCTTCTGGCCCGGGCCCGGGTGATTCTCCAGGTCGATGCGTTCGATGACCTGCCCGGTCTCATTGGCCGGCGGTTCCGGCGTGGTCTCCGGGCTTTCCGGGGTCTCCTCCACGGAGACGATGCACGAGTCCTCTCCGGCGAAGGGGCGCAGGGTCAGGTGGACACGGCCGCTGGCGTCGGGCAGGCCGGTGTCCCCCATGGCCTCCTGGATGAATCCCTCGTGGATGGCGCACACGAAGATCGACGGGCGCTCGGATCCGACGATGAAGGGGCAGGAGTGCAGGTGGACGTCGGTGGTGGTGCCGCCGTCCCCGGTTTCCCGGGACGGGTCGATGGAGGGGTCGAAGCCCATGTCACGGAGTTTGAGGTAGAGCGGGCTGAGCATCTCCTCGACGTTCGTCCACTCCCGGCCCTCCGCCTGCATCTGCCGTGCCCACTTCCGGCCGATCTCCCTGGCCTGCCCGCGGGCCGCCGGAGTCACCTCGTCCACCTCGTTGAGGGCGGCGGCGAGCACCTCGATCAGGGAGACGTACTCATTGGCGATCGACCGGTTGTCCGGCACCCGCACCTGGAAGATCAGGGAGGGTCGGCCGCGCCCCTGGGCGGGGGCGGTGAACACCCGGACGGCGTCCCGGTTGACCAGCTCGTCGAGGTGGCCGCGGGCGGTGTTGACGTGCATGCCCAGTGCCGCCGCGACGTCGACCGCACGGGCGCCCTCGGGGAACGTCTGCAGGGTGGTCAGGACCTCACGCTGTTTGGGGCTCAGCCGCAGCGACTCCGGGAACAGCTCGGTGGCCGGCCGCGGGTTTGACTGAGGCGTCATGGCTTCCATTCCTTCCGTCGGAGATGTGGATGGACGGTGATGCCGTGTGCCTTGGTGACACACTCGACGGCCATCCCCGGCTCGAGGCCGAGAGCGATCGCCGATCGCCTGGTGACGGGTACCGTCAGCCGGGTGGATCCGACCGAGACGGTGACGACGGTTCCGGAACGGGAGGCGGAGGAGTCCACGGACCCGATGACCCCGCGCCAGACGTTCCGGGCCGACTCCCTCGGGGAGGGGGCCGCACCGGGCAGGCGTAGCGTGATGGACTCCGGGGGCAGGGTGGCTACTGCCTCGTCTCCGACGTGGAACTGTTCCCCGTCGGCGGCGGTGCCGGTGACCGTCACTTCTTCACTGTGGACAGTTATCATACCAATATCTACGTCTGAAACCGTACCTTCCAGTCGGTTGAGGCCGACCAACTGGGCGACGAAATCATTGGGCGGCACCTCCAGCAGGTCCCGGGTGGGGCCGTCGGCGACGAC contains the following coding sequences:
- a CDS encoding helix-turn-helix transcriptional regulator, which gives rise to MTPQSNPRPATELFPESLRLSPKQREVLTTLQTFPEGARAVDVAAALGMHVNTARGHLDELVNRDAVRVFTAPAQGRGRPSLIFQVRVPDNRSIANEYVSLIEVLAAALNEVDEVTPAARGQAREIGRKWARQMQAEGREWTNVEEMLSPLYLKLRDMGFDPSIDPSRETGDGGTTTDVHLHSCPFIVGSERPSIFVCAIHEGFIQEAMGDTGLPDASGRVHLTLRPFAGEDSCIVSVEETPESPETTPEPPANETGQVIERIDLENHPGPGQKTA
- the thrB gene encoding homoserine kinase — translated: MSILLEVGTKATVSVPGSSANLGPGFDTLGLALGIWDTVEVEVTDAGLEIEVYGEGEGELPLDGSHLVVKAIRSGLTAANVEAPGLRVVCTNAIPQSRGLGSSAAAAVAGVVAANALADSPLTGEQIVQLSSAFEGHPDNAAASVLGSAVVSWTTVPVDGRSQPSYQAVQLPVHPEIRATALVPDFHASTQAVRRVLPDHVTHVDARFNVSRTAVMTVALQNHPELLWEGTRDRLHQTYRAEVLPVTAEWINRLRNRGYAAYLSGAGPTVMVLSTEPIDERILDQAREDNLRVLELEVAGPVTVEVGTV
- a CDS encoding homoserine dehydrogenase; amino-acid sequence: MTATTANSERSTFNPGKGAGQPVGIAILGHGTVGSEVLRLMGEHSEAFAHRIGGPLELKGVAVSDLSKPREGVDPELITDDAMSLIERDDVDIVVEVIGGIEYPRKLVLAALNAGKSVVTANKALVAAHADELADAADAANVDLYFEAAVAAAIPVVGMLRRSLAGDNIQRISGIVNGTTNFILDAMDSTGANYDDALAEATALGYAEADPTADVEGHDAASKAAILASLGFHTRVKFDDVHCEGITGVTAADIEAAREAGYTIKLLAICERVTDNEGREAVSARVHPTLVRREHPLAAVNESYNAIFVEAEAAGSLMFYGNGAGGAPTASAVLGDVVGAARNKVHGGRAPGENTYANLPIADFGVVPTRYHIDMEVVDRVGVLSEVAAKFSARGVSLKTVRQEESGENARLIVVTHTATEADLSATVEELSAMPDVKAINSVIRLGA